The Rattus rattus isolate New Zealand chromosome X, Rrattus_CSIRO_v1, whole genome shotgun sequence genome has a window encoding:
- the Rab9b gene encoding ras-related protein Rab-9B has translation MSGKSLLLKVILLGDGGVGKSSLMNRYVTNKFDSQAFHTIGVEFLNRDLEVDGRFVTLQIWDTAGQERFKSLRTPFYRGADCCLLTFSVDDRQSFENLGNWQKEFIYYADVKDPEHFPFVVLGNKVDKEDRQVTTEEAQAWCMENGNYPYLETSAKDDTNVTVAFEEAVRQVLAVEEQLEHCMLGHTIDLNSGSKASSSCC, from the coding sequence ATGAGTGGGAAATCCCTTCTCTTAAAGGTCATCCTCTTGGGTGATGGCGGAGTTGGGAAAAGCTCACTTATGAACCGTTATGTAACCAACAAGTTCGACTCACAGGCTTTTCACACGATAGGGGTAGAGTTCTTAAATCGAGATCTGGAGGTAGATGGACGCTTTGTGACCCTTCAGATCTGGGACACTGCGGGGCAAGAACGGTTCAAGAGCCTTAGAACACCATTCTACAGGGGAGCCgactgctgcctgctgaccttCAGTGTGGATGACCGGCAGAGCTTTGAGAACCTTGGTAACTGGCAAAAAGAATTCATCTACTATGCAGATGTGAAGGACCCTGAGCATTTCCCCTTTGTGGTTTTGGGTAATAAGGTAGACAAAGAGGATAGGCAAGTGACAACTGAGGAGGCACAAGCCTGGTGCATGGAGAATGGAAATTATCCTTATCTAGAAACAAGTGCCAAAGATGATACTAATGTGACAGTGGCCTTTGAAGAAGCTGTTAGGCAGGTGTTAGCTGTAGAGGAGCAGCTGGAACACTGTATGCTAGGTCACACCATTGATTTGAACAGTGGCTCCAAGGCAAGTTCTTCTTGTTGTTAG